The nucleotide sequence AGCCTACAAGAGAGCCATCAACCTTCCTCTCGCTAACAGGGGGTACAGCGGCGTTCACAACCGAATCGGGCTCGGCGTGAGGATACTTCGATAGCGTGCGATCCAGCGCCGCAGCACCCTGGATCACCAGAAACTCGTAGAGGTTCGAGCAGCCAGACGCAACAAGCCTCCTATCCTCCTCACCAAGCCTACTGCCTAACGCTGCTTCAGCCCTCTCCACAGCGTCGAAGCCAATAGACTCAGACCTAGGTAGCAGAGAAGCCAACAGACCCTTGCCGCCGCTCGAAAGATCCTCGTAAATAAACCTCTTAATGTCGAATAGAGCAGCCTTCATAACCTCGTGAAAAGCAATACCCCTAGCCATCTTAAAGCTAGGCGGAGGCTTAACCCCCAAGATCCTCCTCAAGTAGATGTCCCGAAGGGTCTCACAGTATCTGCTCGCGAGCTCACCGACACCAAACCTCAGAGAGGTGGAGAGGGGCTTGATCGGAGGCGCCTCGTAGCTCCAACCCCTAAGCTCATTTGAAGTAGGCCTTTCAACGAGCTCCTGCCTTAGAACCCTGAACCTCTTATCCATATCAGCCCTATCTAAGAAGAGCATCACACATACAACCACGCAACAGAATAAATATCTTCCCCTAGAGGATCCTCATTCCCCAGGAAATATTTAAGTAATAATTAATTAAAACTGAATCCGATAAGATTTGGGTACGTTAACGATTTCCTTAGACGATGAAGTCGAGAAAAAGCTAAGGGAAGTCGCTCTGCGACTTCATGGTGCAAGAAAAGGTTCTCTGTCGAATGTAATAGAAAGCGCCCTGAAGAACTATTTTAACCTATTAGATAAAGCGGTTGGCAGCGGTGAGGTTTCATTCAAGGCGTTTAAAGGCGATGCTTTAGTAGCGGAAGCCCATACGTTGGATGAGCTTGCTGAGGTTCTTAAGAAGAAGGGGGTTGAGCCGAGAGGGCTTAGAATCGTCTCCTCGAAACCTATTGACTCTTCTGCCCGAGCTGGTTACAGAATTATTAAAGCGTAGCTCTTGCAGGAAGGTTGTCTATGGCTTCATATTTTCTAAACTTGACCCCTTTTGTGGAGATTGTGATAAGAAACCCGATTATGGATAAGACCTTCCCGGTAGGCGGTAGGGTAGCAGCCGTAGTCGACACAGGGTTTGAAGGCTTCCTACTTGTACCAGAGGATGTCTTCGAGAAACTCTCCTTAAATCAGCTGGCGGTAGATAGAAGGGTGCTGATTCTTCCAGACGGTCGGCGTGCTTACTCAACCGGAACATATTGTGAAGTAGTTATCCCAGATCTTAGTGTAAGGTTGGATGGTTTCGTCGAGACCCTAAAGGGTGTGCAAGAAGTGGTGATAGGGGCTGATCTGTTACAAAACTTGAAGCTGACTTTGAACTACTGTTTCAGAATGGTGGAGGTAGAAGCCTGCCGATGAAGAAAGCCTCTGTTTGCCCCCTTTAGAAGTTCTCCTAGTGTAGGGTCTTGCAGCAAGCGGTTTAGTAGGCACCGCTTATTAGGGGTGGGGGCGTATGCTCTGGGGATGGTGGGATATTGGGTGGCTGGTTCATAGCGCCAGGCCCGGCGAGTAGGGAGCTGGGTGAGGAGGTTGCGAGAAGGCTTGGGTTAGCGGTGCTCGACTTGGAGCTTACTGTCTTCCCGGATGGTGAATCTAAGATCAGGGTTAAGGGTGATGTTCAGCGGGCTTCGGTGGTTGTGATACAGTCAACTTATCCTCCTGTGGATAGGAATCTTATGCAGCTTCTTTTCATCGCTCATAAGCTGAGCGAGTTGGGTGCTGAGGTGTATGCGTTCGTCCCCTACCTTGCTTACGCTAGGCAGGATAAGGAGTTTCTGAAGGGTGAGGTGGTCAGTATAGGGGTTGTAGCTAGGCTTATGCGCTCAGCTGGTATAAAGAGGCTCGATACCGTAGATATACATAGCGTGAACGCGTTAGCGTACTTCGCCTTCCCAGCGCACAGCATATCAGCCGTGCCTCTTCTCGCTGAGTACATCAAATCAAATTATAGGTTGAGGGATCCGATAGCAGTTTCACCAGATGCTGGAGGTGCGGCTAGGGCTGAAGCATTCGCCAACCTGATGGGCGCTGAACACATTGTGCTCAAGAAGAGCAGAAATCGGGTTACAGGGGAAGTTAGCGTAGAGGAAGCTGAGTTGAGCGTGGAGGGGAGGGATGCCGTGCTCGTGGATGACATCATAAGTACGGGTGGGAGCATAGAGAAAGCGGCAACCCTACTCTACAAGAAGGGCGCGAGGAAGGTCTACGCAGCCTGCACACACCCACTACTAGTAGGCGACGCGTTAGATCGGCTTGTTAAAGCTGGTGTCGAAGTCATAGGAACAAACACCGTGCCGAGCAGTGTGTCGAAGGTAGATATAGCGCCCCTATGCGCCTCACACCTCTCAACAATATGCACGTAGGCAAGAGGTAGCTGATAAGTGGTTCAACTCAAAGTCATCTTCCTAGGCACCTCCTCATCAGTCCCCACAAGGAAGAGGGGGCTGACCTCCATAGCGGTAAAGCGGGGCCCAGAGGTGATCCTCTTCGATGCTGGTGAGTGTGTGCAAAGGGCGATGATGCACGCTGGGCTGGGCTTGAACCGCCCAATGAAGATCTTCATCACACACCTACACGGAGACCACTGCGTGGGGCTGCTTGGCCTGCTTCAGAGCATGTCGATGATGCAACGTGATAAGCCGCTGAGCATCTACGGGCCCAAAGGCATCATCGGCTTCATAAAATACAGCGTCAAAGCTCTGGCATTTGACTTAACCTTCGACCTCCAGATAAAGAATGTGAAGGAGGGGCTTGTGGTGGAGGAGGCGGAGTATAGTGTGTATGCGTGTAGAGCGGAGCACTCCCGACCTACTTACGCATACCTACTTGAGGAAAAGCCCCGCCCAGGGGTATTCTACCCGGAGGCTGCTAAAAGATTAGGCATACCAGAAGGTAGGCTTTGGTCGATCCTTCAGAGAGGAGAGGCTATAACGTATCAAGGTAAGGTGATCACACCAGATCAGGTTACAGGGCCGAGGAGGAGGGGTAGGAAGATAGGTTACTCTGGGGACACGAGGCCGAGTAGGAGGCTGATCGAGTTCTTTAAGGGCTGTGATCTCCTCATCTTCGACTCAACCTACGCAGATAGGCACTCAGATAAGGCTGAGGAGAACCTACACTCAACAGCTAGGGAAGCGGCGTTGATCGCGAAGGAGGCTGGTGTGAAGACCCTTGTGCTTACACATTTCAGCGCGAGATACGATGATACATCTGAGCTTGTCAAGGAGGCTTCAGAGGTGCATAGCAACACAATCGCGGCAGAAGACCTTATGGAGATAGAGGTCAAATACCCCGAGTGAACCTAAACTGTCTTTCGAAAGCGGCTGTCTTCTCCTTCAACCAAGCTACACTCTTGAACGGGGGTTTGTAGGTTTCAACAACATAATACACCAGCTTATCTCTGATGTATAGTTCCTTCAGTATCTTCAGCCAATCTATCGAGCCGAGTCCGACTTCAAGGTGCTCATCCAGCCCACCTCTATTGTCGTGCACGTGAACCTCAAAGACACTTTCACCAAGGGTTTTAAGAAACTCGTCTACGAGCCCGGCTAGATTAGCGTGCCCAGCATCAAAGGTGACCCTAAGGTCCAAACCAGTCTCCTCCTTGATGTCTAAAAACTCCTGTGGTGTGACTAGAAAGTAGCCTAGATTTGGGGGCATATTTTCAACACTCAAGACTATGCCTCTGGAGTCAGCGTAGTCACGTAAACTCGCTATAGCATCAGCGTTAAGCAGACTTGTCCTCCTCTTATCCTCCTCGGAGCCCCTGTGGGCACCTGGATGTAGGTTGAAGAATACCGCTTCCAGCTCAGCGGCTGCGTCTATAGAGCCCCTTATCTTCATTATCGACTGCCTTCTACGAGAGGGCTCTCTGTCAGCGATGTTTATCCAAGGGTCGTAGGGGCAGTGTAGAGAAAGTTTGTAGCCGACGCTCACAAGATCCTTCAACCTATTTACTCTCACTTTATCTAGGGCGTGGTGCTCACTATCCACAACTTCCCATAGCTTAGGCTCCTCCCCCTCGTCTCTTTCAGCCGTAATCTCACGCTCAACAGCCTCAAAAGGCTCTTTCGCGTAGAGTAGGTAGAGTGTTGAGGCACCTACGTGGGTAGCCAACCCTTCTTCACAGAGGTGCAAGCCAGTCTAAAAACAAATCTTTATCTCTGCACTCAAAGTAGACCTTTATCGGACCAAGAGGCGACTCAGAAGGATCTTCGCAAACAACCACAGAACCAGCGTATGCAGCCTGCTTATTAAAGTAGAGCCAACTCCTTTCGCCTACAAGATGCTCTTCGTACAGCCGCCTAACCACACCAGCTATTCTACGCGCCCTTATCTGCTCATATAGTGCTGTGAGGCAGCTTGGGTCTGAGCTTTCGCCCGTAAGCATCCTACCAGAAGCCCCCTCTCTAACCTCTATAGTAGGCAGAATGTTTAACACCGCTCTCCTAACCTTCTCTGGGTCCTCTGTCTTCATAACCTCGACCACAAATGATGTGCGCACACTTACCTTAAGCGGCTCTACTCTCAAACCCCTCCAACCACCTTCTGACGATCTCCACAACTGTCTTCCGCAGATCCTCTATACTTACACTGTTGTTTGAGATGACTTCGTCTGCCAGCGCTATAGCTTCACCAACCCCTATCTCAAGCTCTCTTCTATCCCTCTCCTTAAACTTCTCCCAACTATCTGTTGAGTCGCTTCTGTTTCTGCTAACTATTCTAGCGAACCTTATCTGAGGCGAAGCGTGTATAGCCAGCAGCTTAGTTTCCGCCACACTACCTATTACACTAACCTCATCCACACATCTTATACCATCCACCACACA is from Nitrososphaerota archaeon and encodes:
- the cas4a gene encoding type I-A CRISPR-associated protein Cas4/Csa1 yields the protein MLFLDRADMDKRFRVLRQELVERPTSNELRGWSYEAPPIKPLSTSLRFGVGELASRYCETLRDIYLRRILGVKPPPSFKMARGIAFHEVMKAALFDIKRFIYEDLSSGGKGLLASLLPRSESIGFDAVERAEAALGSRLGEEDRRLVASGCSNLYEFLVIQGAAALDRTLSKYPHAEPDSVVNAAVPPVSERKVDGSLVGLSGELSVDIYTPYNAIADVKTGEVRSFHPLTLAGYALALESEEGIPVDFGFIIYVKLEKRVPSFTIKPLIVGDEVRREFLEVRDEAYQIITSGRDPGKPSRCPSFCPYYAVCEGGGV
- a CDS encoding clan AA aspartic protease, producing the protein MASYFLNLTPFVEIVIRNPIMDKTFPVGGRVAAVVDTGFEGFLLVPEDVFEKLSLNQLAVDRRVLILPDGRRAYSTGTYCEVVIPDLSVRLDGFVETLKGVQEVVIGADLLQNLKLTLNYCFRMVEVEACR
- a CDS encoding ribose-phosphate pyrophosphokinase, which produces MGGWFIAPGPASRELGEEVARRLGLAVLDLELTVFPDGESKIRVKGDVQRASVVVIQSTYPPVDRNLMQLLFIAHKLSELGAEVYAFVPYLAYARQDKEFLKGEVVSIGVVARLMRSAGIKRLDTVDIHSVNALAYFAFPAHSISAVPLLAEYIKSNYRLRDPIAVSPDAGGAARAEAFANLMGAEHIVLKKSRNRVTGEVSVEEAELSVEGRDAVLVDDIISTGGSIEKAATLLYKKGARKVYAACTHPLLVGDALDRLVKAGVEVIGTNTVPSSVSKVDIAPLCASHLSTICT
- the rnz gene encoding ribonuclease Z yields the protein MVQLKVIFLGTSSSVPTRKRGLTSIAVKRGPEVILFDAGECVQRAMMHAGLGLNRPMKIFITHLHGDHCVGLLGLLQSMSMMQRDKPLSIYGPKGIIGFIKYSVKALAFDLTFDLQIKNVKEGLVVEEAEYSVYACRAEHSRPTYAYLLEEKPRPGVFYPEAAKRLGIPEGRLWSILQRGEAITYQGKVITPDQVTGPRRRGRKIGYSGDTRPSRRLIEFFKGCDLLIFDSTYADRHSDKAEENLHSTAREAALIAKEAGVKTLVLTHFSARYDDTSELVKEASEVHSNTIAAEDLMEIEVKYPE
- a CDS encoding sugar phosphate isomerase/epimerase, translated to MATHVGASTLYLLYAKEPFEAVEREITAERDEGEEPKLWEVVDSEHHALDKVRVNRLKDLVSVGYKLSLHCPYDPWINIADREPSRRRQSIMKIRGSIDAAAELEAVFFNLHPGAHRGSEEDKRRTSLLNADAIASLRDYADSRGIVLSVENMPPNLGYFLVTPQEFLDIKEETGLDLRVTFDAGHANLAGLVDEFLKTLGESVFEVHVHDNRGGLDEHLEVGLGSIDWLKILKELYIRDKLVYYVVETYKPPFKSVAWLKEKTAAFERQFRFTRGI
- a CDS encoding AAA family ATPase, whose product is MPGSGKTTVANMLTQLGFKIVTLGDVVREEATRRNLLPTDENLGRVMREIRTEGRGAVAKLALRKIMEAGRLCVVDGIRCVDEVSVIGSVAETKLLAIHASPQIRFARIVSRNRSDSTDSWEKFKERDRRELEIGVGEAIALADEVISNNSVSIEDLRKTVVEIVRRWLEGFESRAA